The proteins below come from a single Microtus pennsylvanicus isolate mMicPen1 chromosome 13, mMicPen1.hap1, whole genome shotgun sequence genomic window:
- the Plekhg5 gene encoding pleckstrin homology domain-containing family G member 5 isoform X3: MGTGPGVSGRRAATRPGSELPSPDSQSPWVGGHTCSSDSQVCHHADCQQLHRRGPLNLCEACDSKFHSAMHYDGHVRFDLPPQGSVLARNVSTRSCPPRTSPAADLEEEEDCVDGRGDRKSTGLKISKKKARRRHTDDPSKECFTLKFDLNVDIETEIVPAMKKKSLGEVLLPVFERKGIALGKVDIYLDQSNTPLSLTFEAYRFGGHYLRVKAKPGDEGKVEQGVKDSKSLSLPILRPTGAGPPVSERVDPQSRRENSLDILAPGRRRKNMSEFLGETSIPGQEPSTPSSCSLPLGSSGGSGGGSSESWKNRAASRFSGFFSSSPSTSAFGREVDKMEQLEGKLQAYSLFGLPRMPRRLRFDHDSWEEEEEDEDEDNASLRLEDSWRELIDGHEKLTRRQCHQQEAVWELLHTEVSYIRKLRVITNLFLCCLLNLQESGLLCEVEVERLFSNIPEIVRLHRRLWGSVMVPVLEKARRTRALLQPGDFLKGFKMFGSLFKPYIRYCMEEEGCMEYMRGLLRDNDLFRAYVTWAEKHQQCQRLKLSDMLAKPHQRLTKYPLLLKSVLRKTDAPRAKEAVITMISSVECFIHHVNTCMRQRQERQRLAGVVSRIDAYEVVEGSNDEVDKLLKEFLHLDLTAPMPGASPEEIRQLLLEGSLRMKEGRDSKMDVYCFLFTDLLLVTKAVKKAERTKVIRPPLLVDKIVCRELRDPGSFLLIYLNEFHSAVGAYTFQASSQALCRSWVDTIYNAQNQLQQLRAQLRAQEEHPGSQPLQSLEEEEDEQEEEGESSASAASSPTILRKSSNSLNSQHCASDGSTETLAMVVVEPGETLSSPEFDRGPFSSQSDGTSLSTTASSVTPTSELLPLGPVDGRSCSMDSAYGTLSPTSLQDFVAPPPVVEPVPLPQPPELPQTPSPCLRRRTPVQLIPCLPRLLKSKSEASLLQLLSGTATCGVPLAPSRSLSELCLVTAPGVRTRSSLQEGGPGWNCPGACGPGRGSDLSEPENRASHLTRGPTGCARRDMPSGVAPRVQPEPPPGISAQHRKLTLAQLYRIRTTLLLNSTLTASEV, encoded by the exons ATGGGGACAGGACCCGGCGTCTCCGGGCGCCGAGCAGCAACCAGGCCGGGCTCCGAGCTGCCCTCCCCAGACTCCCAGTCCCCCTGGGTCGGGGGTCACACCTGCAGCAGCGACAGCCAG GTATGCCACCATGCTGATTGCCAGCAGCTCCATCGCCGGGGGCCCCTCAACCTGTGTGAGGCCTGTGACAGCAAGTTCCACAGCGCCATGCACTATGACGGACATGTTCGCTTTGACCTGCCCCCGCAAG GCTCTGTCCTGGCCCGGAATGTCTCCACCCGCTCCTGTCCCCCACGCACTAGCCCTGCTGCAGatctggaggaagaggaggactgtGTGGATGGAAGAGG GGACCGGAAGAGCACCGGCCTAAAGATCtccaagaagaaagcaagaaggagGCACACAGAT GACCCAAGCAAGGAGTGTTTCACTTTGAAATTTGACCTCAACGTGGACATTGAAACAGAAATTGTGCCGGCCATGAAGAAGAAGTCACTGGG GGAGGTGCTCCTGCCTGTGTTCGAAAGGAAAGGCATCGCACTGGGTAAAGTGGATATCTACCTGGACCAATCCAACACACCTCTGTCCCTCACATTTGAAGCCTACCGGTTTGGAGGACACTACCTGAGGGTCAAAG CCAAGCCGGGAGATGAAGGCAAAGTGGAACAGGGAGTGAAGGACTCCaagtccctcagtctgcccatcCTGAGGCCCACAGGAGCTGGGCCACCTGTATCGGAGCGTGTGGACCCTCAGAGCCGCCGAGAGAACAGTCTGGACATCTTG GCCCCTGGCCGCCGTCGCAAGAACATGTCTGAGTTCCTGGGGGAGACGAGCATCCCGGGGCAGGAGCCCTCCACGCCTTCCAGCTGTTCTCTGCCTCTTGGCAGCAGTGGAGGCTCCGGCGGTGGGAGCAGCGAGAGCTGGAAGAACCGGGCAGCCAGTCGTTTCAGCGGTTTCTtcagctccagccccagcaccaGTGCCTTTGGGCGG GAAGTGGACAAGATGGAACAGCTGGAGGGCAAACTGCAAGCCTACAGCCTCTTCGGGCTACCCCGGATGCCCAGGAGGCTGCGTTTTGACCATGActcctgggaggaggaggaagaggatgaggatgaAGATAACGCAAGCCTGAGGCTGGAGGACAGCTGGAGGGAGCTCATTGATGGGCATGAG AAGCTGACCCGGCGGCAGTGCCACCAACAGGAGGCAGTGTGGGAACTCCTGCATACAGAAGTCTCCTACATCCGGAAGCTGCGTGTGATCACCAAC CTGTTCCTGTGCTGTCTTCTTAACCTGCAAGAGTCGGGGCTCCTGTGTGAG GTGGAGGTTGAACGCTTGTTCAGCAACATCCCTGAGATTGTGCGGCTGCACCGCAGGCTGTGGGGCAGCGTGATGGTGCCGGTGCTGGAGAAGGCGCGGCGCACGCGGGCGCTGTTGCAGCCTGGGGACTTTCTCAAAGGCTTCAAGATG TTCGGCTCGCTCTTCAAGCCATACATCCGATACTGTATGGAGGAGGAGGGCTGTATGGAATACATGCGTGGCCTGCTGCGCGACAACGACCTGTTCCGCGCCTATGTCACG TGGGCTGAGAAGCACCAGCAGTGTCAGCGCCTGAAGCTGAGTGACATGTTGGCCAAGCCCCACCAGCGGCTCACCAAATACCCACTGCTACTCAAGTCAGTGCTGAGGAAGACCGATGCGCCGCGCGCCAAGGAAGCGGTGATCACCATG ATCAGCTCTGTGGAATGCTTCATCCACCACGTGAACACATGCATGCGGCAGCGACAGGAGCGCCAGCGGCTGGCAGGGGTGGTGAGCCGGATTGATGCTTACGAGGTTGTGGAGGGCAGCAATGACGAGGTGGATAAG CTCTTGAAGGAATTTTTGCATCTGGACCTGACCGCACCCATGCCTGGCGCCTCCCCTGAAGAGATTCGGCAGCTGCTGCTGGAAGGGAGCTTGAGGAtgaaggagggaagagacagcAAG ATGGATGTGTACTGCTTCCTGTTCACTGATCTGCTCTTGGTGACCAAGGCCGTGAAGAAAGCCGAGAGAACCAAGGTCATCAGGCCACCACTGCTGGTGGACAAGATTGTGTGCCGGGAGCTTCGGGACCCTG GCTCCTTCCTCCTCATCTACCTGAATGAATTCCACAGTGCTGTGGGGGCCTACACATTCCAGGCCAGCAGCCAGGCCTTGTGCCGAAGCTGGGTGGACACTATTTACAATGCCCAG AACCAGCTGCAGCAGCTGCGTGCACAGCTGCGTGCCCAGGAGGAGCATCCAGGCAGCCAGCCCTTGCAGAgcctggaagaggaggaggatgaacaggaagaggagggggagagcagcGCATCGGCCGCCAGCTCCCCCACCATCCTGCGAAAGAGCAGCAACAGCCTCAACTCTCAGCACTG TGCCTCAGATGGCTCCACGGAGACCCTGGCCATGGTTGTGGTAGAGCCTGGGGAGACGCTGTCTTCTCCGGAGTTTGACCGTGGTCCCTTCAGCTCCCAGTCGGACGGCACTTCACTTAGCACCACGGCTTCATCCGTCACTCCCACTAGCGAGCTGCTGCCCCTGGGCCCGGTGGACGGCCGCTCTTGTTCCATGGACTCTGCCTATGGCACTCTGTCCCCCACTTCTCTGCAAGACTTTGTGGCTCCACCCCCTGTGGTAGAGCCAGTGCCATTGCCCCAGCCCCCGGAGTTACCACAGACCCCCTCACCCTGCCTCCGCCGCCGCACTCCTGTCCAGCTGATCCCTTGTCTGCCCCGCCTGCTCAAGTCCAAATCTGAGGCTAGTCTCTTACAGCTTCTCTCGGGAACTGCCACTTGTGGAGTGCCCCTAGCTCCCAGCCGCAGCCTGTCAGAACTGTGCCTGGTCACTGCCCCTGGGGTTAGGACTCGGAGCTCCCTTCAGGAAGGTGGGCCTGGCTGGAATTGCCCAGGGGCTTGTGGCCCTGGCCGTGGTTCTGACTTGTCAGAACCTGAGAACAGAGCCAGCCACTTGACCAGGGGACCTACAGGTTGTGCCAGGAGAGACATGCCTTCAGGGGTTGCTCCCAGGGTGCAACCTGAGCCTCCCCCAGGAATCTCCGCTCAGCACAGGAAGCTGACCCTGGCCCAGCTCTATCGGATCAGGACCACCCTGCTGCTTAACTCCACGCTCACAGCCTC GGAGGTGTGA
- the Plekhg5 gene encoding pleckstrin homology domain-containing family G member 5 isoform X8, with product MGTGPGVSGRRAATRPGSELPSPDSQSPWVGGHTCSSDSQVCHHADCQQLHRRGPLNLCEACDSKFHSAMHYDGHVRFDLPPQGSVLARNVSTRSCPPRTSPAADLEEEEDCVDGRGDRKSTGLKISKKKARRRHTDDPSKECFTLKFDLNVDIETEIVPAMKKKSLGEVLLPVFERKGIALGKVDIYLDQSNTPLSLTFEAYRFGGHYLRVKAKPGDEGKVEQGVKDSKSLSLPILRPTGAGPPVSERVDPQSRRENSLDILAPGRRRKNMSEFLGETSIPGQEPSTPSSCSLPLGSSGGSGGGSSESWKNRAASRFSGFFSSSPSTSAFGREVDKMEQLEGKLQAYSLFGLPRMPRRLRFDHDSWEEEEEDEDEDNASLRLEDSWRELIDGHEKLTRRQCHQQEAVWELLHTEVSYIRKLRVITNVEVERLFSNIPEIVRLHRRLWGSVMVPVLEKARRTRALLQPGDFLKGFKMFGSLFKPYIRYCMEEEGCMEYMRGLLRDNDLFRAYVTWAEKHQQCQRLKLSDMLAKPHQRLTKYPLLLKSVLRKTDAPRAKEAVITMISSVECFIHHVNTCMRQRQERQRLAGVVSRIDAYEVVEGSNDEVDKLLKEFLHLDLTAPMPGASPEEIRQLLLEGSLRMKEGRDSKMDVYCFLFTDLLLVTKAVKKAERTKVIRPPLLVDKIVCRELRDPGSFLLIYLNEFHSAVGAYTFQASSQALCRSWVDTIYNAQNQLQQLRAQLRAQEEHPGSQPLQSLEEEEDEQEEEGESSASAASSPTILRKSSNSLNSQHCASDGSTETLAMVVVEPGETLSSPEFDRGPFSSQSDGTSLSTTASSVTPTSELLPLGPVDGRSCSMDSAYGTLSPTSLQDFVAPPPVVEPVPLPQPPELPQTPSPCLRRRTPVQLIPCLPRLLKSKSEASLLQLLSGTATCGVPLAPSRSLSELCLVTAPGVRTRSSLQEGGPGWNCPGACGPGRGSDLSEPENRASHLTRGPTGCARRDMPSGVAPRVQPEPPPGISAQHRKLTLAQLYRIRTTLLLNSTLTASEV from the exons ATGGGGACAGGACCCGGCGTCTCCGGGCGCCGAGCAGCAACCAGGCCGGGCTCCGAGCTGCCCTCCCCAGACTCCCAGTCCCCCTGGGTCGGGGGTCACACCTGCAGCAGCGACAGCCAG GTATGCCACCATGCTGATTGCCAGCAGCTCCATCGCCGGGGGCCCCTCAACCTGTGTGAGGCCTGTGACAGCAAGTTCCACAGCGCCATGCACTATGACGGACATGTTCGCTTTGACCTGCCCCCGCAAG GCTCTGTCCTGGCCCGGAATGTCTCCACCCGCTCCTGTCCCCCACGCACTAGCCCTGCTGCAGatctggaggaagaggaggactgtGTGGATGGAAGAGG GGACCGGAAGAGCACCGGCCTAAAGATCtccaagaagaaagcaagaaggagGCACACAGAT GACCCAAGCAAGGAGTGTTTCACTTTGAAATTTGACCTCAACGTGGACATTGAAACAGAAATTGTGCCGGCCATGAAGAAGAAGTCACTGGG GGAGGTGCTCCTGCCTGTGTTCGAAAGGAAAGGCATCGCACTGGGTAAAGTGGATATCTACCTGGACCAATCCAACACACCTCTGTCCCTCACATTTGAAGCCTACCGGTTTGGAGGACACTACCTGAGGGTCAAAG CCAAGCCGGGAGATGAAGGCAAAGTGGAACAGGGAGTGAAGGACTCCaagtccctcagtctgcccatcCTGAGGCCCACAGGAGCTGGGCCACCTGTATCGGAGCGTGTGGACCCTCAGAGCCGCCGAGAGAACAGTCTGGACATCTTG GCCCCTGGCCGCCGTCGCAAGAACATGTCTGAGTTCCTGGGGGAGACGAGCATCCCGGGGCAGGAGCCCTCCACGCCTTCCAGCTGTTCTCTGCCTCTTGGCAGCAGTGGAGGCTCCGGCGGTGGGAGCAGCGAGAGCTGGAAGAACCGGGCAGCCAGTCGTTTCAGCGGTTTCTtcagctccagccccagcaccaGTGCCTTTGGGCGG GAAGTGGACAAGATGGAACAGCTGGAGGGCAAACTGCAAGCCTACAGCCTCTTCGGGCTACCCCGGATGCCCAGGAGGCTGCGTTTTGACCATGActcctgggaggaggaggaagaggatgaggatgaAGATAACGCAAGCCTGAGGCTGGAGGACAGCTGGAGGGAGCTCATTGATGGGCATGAG AAGCTGACCCGGCGGCAGTGCCACCAACAGGAGGCAGTGTGGGAACTCCTGCATACAGAAGTCTCCTACATCCGGAAGCTGCGTGTGATCACCAAC GTGGAGGTTGAACGCTTGTTCAGCAACATCCCTGAGATTGTGCGGCTGCACCGCAGGCTGTGGGGCAGCGTGATGGTGCCGGTGCTGGAGAAGGCGCGGCGCACGCGGGCGCTGTTGCAGCCTGGGGACTTTCTCAAAGGCTTCAAGATG TTCGGCTCGCTCTTCAAGCCATACATCCGATACTGTATGGAGGAGGAGGGCTGTATGGAATACATGCGTGGCCTGCTGCGCGACAACGACCTGTTCCGCGCCTATGTCACG TGGGCTGAGAAGCACCAGCAGTGTCAGCGCCTGAAGCTGAGTGACATGTTGGCCAAGCCCCACCAGCGGCTCACCAAATACCCACTGCTACTCAAGTCAGTGCTGAGGAAGACCGATGCGCCGCGCGCCAAGGAAGCGGTGATCACCATG ATCAGCTCTGTGGAATGCTTCATCCACCACGTGAACACATGCATGCGGCAGCGACAGGAGCGCCAGCGGCTGGCAGGGGTGGTGAGCCGGATTGATGCTTACGAGGTTGTGGAGGGCAGCAATGACGAGGTGGATAAG CTCTTGAAGGAATTTTTGCATCTGGACCTGACCGCACCCATGCCTGGCGCCTCCCCTGAAGAGATTCGGCAGCTGCTGCTGGAAGGGAGCTTGAGGAtgaaggagggaagagacagcAAG ATGGATGTGTACTGCTTCCTGTTCACTGATCTGCTCTTGGTGACCAAGGCCGTGAAGAAAGCCGAGAGAACCAAGGTCATCAGGCCACCACTGCTGGTGGACAAGATTGTGTGCCGGGAGCTTCGGGACCCTG GCTCCTTCCTCCTCATCTACCTGAATGAATTCCACAGTGCTGTGGGGGCCTACACATTCCAGGCCAGCAGCCAGGCCTTGTGCCGAAGCTGGGTGGACACTATTTACAATGCCCAG AACCAGCTGCAGCAGCTGCGTGCACAGCTGCGTGCCCAGGAGGAGCATCCAGGCAGCCAGCCCTTGCAGAgcctggaagaggaggaggatgaacaggaagaggagggggagagcagcGCATCGGCCGCCAGCTCCCCCACCATCCTGCGAAAGAGCAGCAACAGCCTCAACTCTCAGCACTG TGCCTCAGATGGCTCCACGGAGACCCTGGCCATGGTTGTGGTAGAGCCTGGGGAGACGCTGTCTTCTCCGGAGTTTGACCGTGGTCCCTTCAGCTCCCAGTCGGACGGCACTTCACTTAGCACCACGGCTTCATCCGTCACTCCCACTAGCGAGCTGCTGCCCCTGGGCCCGGTGGACGGCCGCTCTTGTTCCATGGACTCTGCCTATGGCACTCTGTCCCCCACTTCTCTGCAAGACTTTGTGGCTCCACCCCCTGTGGTAGAGCCAGTGCCATTGCCCCAGCCCCCGGAGTTACCACAGACCCCCTCACCCTGCCTCCGCCGCCGCACTCCTGTCCAGCTGATCCCTTGTCTGCCCCGCCTGCTCAAGTCCAAATCTGAGGCTAGTCTCTTACAGCTTCTCTCGGGAACTGCCACTTGTGGAGTGCCCCTAGCTCCCAGCCGCAGCCTGTCAGAACTGTGCCTGGTCACTGCCCCTGGGGTTAGGACTCGGAGCTCCCTTCAGGAAGGTGGGCCTGGCTGGAATTGCCCAGGGGCTTGTGGCCCTGGCCGTGGTTCTGACTTGTCAGAACCTGAGAACAGAGCCAGCCACTTGACCAGGGGACCTACAGGTTGTGCCAGGAGAGACATGCCTTCAGGGGTTGCTCCCAGGGTGCAACCTGAGCCTCCCCCAGGAATCTCCGCTCAGCACAGGAAGCTGACCCTGGCCCAGCTCTATCGGATCAGGACCACCCTGCTGCTTAACTCCACGCTCACAGCCTC GGAGGTGTGA
- the Plekhg5 gene encoding pleckstrin homology domain-containing family G member 5 isoform X4 produces MGTGPGVSGRRAATRPGSELPSPDSQSPWVGGHTCSSDSQVCHHADCQQLHRRGPLNLCEACDSKFHSAMHYDGHVRFDLPPQGSVLARNVSTRSCPPRTSPAADLEEEEDCVDGRGDRKSTGLKISKKKARRRHTDDPSKECFTLKFDLNVDIETEIVPAMKKKSLGEVLLPVFERKGIALGKVDIYLDQSNTPLSLTFEAYRFGGHYLRVKAKPGDEGKVEQGVKDSKSLSLPILRPTGAGPPVSERVDPQSRRENSLDILAPGRRRKNMSEFLGETSIPGQEPSTPSSCSLPLGSSGGSGGGSSESWKNRAASRFSGFFSSSPSTSAFGREVDKMEQLEGKLQAYSLFGLPRMPRRLRFDHDSWEEEEEDEDEDNASLRLEDSWRELIDGHEKLTRRQCHQQEAVWELLHTEVSYIRKLRVITNLFLCCLLNLQESGLLCEVEVERLFSNIPEIVRLHRRLWGSVMVPVLEKARRTRALLQPGDFLKGFKMFGSLFKPYIRYCMEEEGCMEYMRGLLRDNDLFRAYVTWAEKHQQCQRLKLSDMLAKPHQRLTKYPLLLKSVLRKTDAPRAKEAVITMISSVECFIHHVNTCMRQRQERQRLAGVVSRIDAYEVVEGSNDEVDKLLKEFLHLDLTAPMPGASPEEIRQLLLEGSLRMKEGRDSKMDVYCFLFTDLLLVTKAVKKAERTKVIRPPLLVDKIVCRELRDPGSFLLIYLNEFHSAVGAYTFQASSQALCRSWVDTIYNAQNQLQQLRAQLRAQEEHPGSQPLQSLEEEEDEQEEEGESSASAASSPTILRKSSNSLNSQHCASDGSTETLAMVVVEPGETLSSPEFDRGPFSSQSDGTSLSTTASSVTPTSELLPLGPVDGRSCSMDSAYGTLSPTSLQDFVAPPPVVEPVPLPQPPELPQTPSPCLRRRTPVQLIPCLPRLLKSKSEASLLQLLSGTATCGVPLAPSRSLSELCLVTAPGVRTRSSLQEGGPGWNCPGACGPGRGSDLSEPENRASHLTRGPTGCARRDMPSGVAPRVQPEPPPGISAQHRKLTLAQLYRIRTTLLLNSTLTAS; encoded by the exons ATGGGGACAGGACCCGGCGTCTCCGGGCGCCGAGCAGCAACCAGGCCGGGCTCCGAGCTGCCCTCCCCAGACTCCCAGTCCCCCTGGGTCGGGGGTCACACCTGCAGCAGCGACAGCCAG GTATGCCACCATGCTGATTGCCAGCAGCTCCATCGCCGGGGGCCCCTCAACCTGTGTGAGGCCTGTGACAGCAAGTTCCACAGCGCCATGCACTATGACGGACATGTTCGCTTTGACCTGCCCCCGCAAG GCTCTGTCCTGGCCCGGAATGTCTCCACCCGCTCCTGTCCCCCACGCACTAGCCCTGCTGCAGatctggaggaagaggaggactgtGTGGATGGAAGAGG GGACCGGAAGAGCACCGGCCTAAAGATCtccaagaagaaagcaagaaggagGCACACAGAT GACCCAAGCAAGGAGTGTTTCACTTTGAAATTTGACCTCAACGTGGACATTGAAACAGAAATTGTGCCGGCCATGAAGAAGAAGTCACTGGG GGAGGTGCTCCTGCCTGTGTTCGAAAGGAAAGGCATCGCACTGGGTAAAGTGGATATCTACCTGGACCAATCCAACACACCTCTGTCCCTCACATTTGAAGCCTACCGGTTTGGAGGACACTACCTGAGGGTCAAAG CCAAGCCGGGAGATGAAGGCAAAGTGGAACAGGGAGTGAAGGACTCCaagtccctcagtctgcccatcCTGAGGCCCACAGGAGCTGGGCCACCTGTATCGGAGCGTGTGGACCCTCAGAGCCGCCGAGAGAACAGTCTGGACATCTTG GCCCCTGGCCGCCGTCGCAAGAACATGTCTGAGTTCCTGGGGGAGACGAGCATCCCGGGGCAGGAGCCCTCCACGCCTTCCAGCTGTTCTCTGCCTCTTGGCAGCAGTGGAGGCTCCGGCGGTGGGAGCAGCGAGAGCTGGAAGAACCGGGCAGCCAGTCGTTTCAGCGGTTTCTtcagctccagccccagcaccaGTGCCTTTGGGCGG GAAGTGGACAAGATGGAACAGCTGGAGGGCAAACTGCAAGCCTACAGCCTCTTCGGGCTACCCCGGATGCCCAGGAGGCTGCGTTTTGACCATGActcctgggaggaggaggaagaggatgaggatgaAGATAACGCAAGCCTGAGGCTGGAGGACAGCTGGAGGGAGCTCATTGATGGGCATGAG AAGCTGACCCGGCGGCAGTGCCACCAACAGGAGGCAGTGTGGGAACTCCTGCATACAGAAGTCTCCTACATCCGGAAGCTGCGTGTGATCACCAAC CTGTTCCTGTGCTGTCTTCTTAACCTGCAAGAGTCGGGGCTCCTGTGTGAG GTGGAGGTTGAACGCTTGTTCAGCAACATCCCTGAGATTGTGCGGCTGCACCGCAGGCTGTGGGGCAGCGTGATGGTGCCGGTGCTGGAGAAGGCGCGGCGCACGCGGGCGCTGTTGCAGCCTGGGGACTTTCTCAAAGGCTTCAAGATG TTCGGCTCGCTCTTCAAGCCATACATCCGATACTGTATGGAGGAGGAGGGCTGTATGGAATACATGCGTGGCCTGCTGCGCGACAACGACCTGTTCCGCGCCTATGTCACG TGGGCTGAGAAGCACCAGCAGTGTCAGCGCCTGAAGCTGAGTGACATGTTGGCCAAGCCCCACCAGCGGCTCACCAAATACCCACTGCTACTCAAGTCAGTGCTGAGGAAGACCGATGCGCCGCGCGCCAAGGAAGCGGTGATCACCATG ATCAGCTCTGTGGAATGCTTCATCCACCACGTGAACACATGCATGCGGCAGCGACAGGAGCGCCAGCGGCTGGCAGGGGTGGTGAGCCGGATTGATGCTTACGAGGTTGTGGAGGGCAGCAATGACGAGGTGGATAAG CTCTTGAAGGAATTTTTGCATCTGGACCTGACCGCACCCATGCCTGGCGCCTCCCCTGAAGAGATTCGGCAGCTGCTGCTGGAAGGGAGCTTGAGGAtgaaggagggaagagacagcAAG ATGGATGTGTACTGCTTCCTGTTCACTGATCTGCTCTTGGTGACCAAGGCCGTGAAGAAAGCCGAGAGAACCAAGGTCATCAGGCCACCACTGCTGGTGGACAAGATTGTGTGCCGGGAGCTTCGGGACCCTG GCTCCTTCCTCCTCATCTACCTGAATGAATTCCACAGTGCTGTGGGGGCCTACACATTCCAGGCCAGCAGCCAGGCCTTGTGCCGAAGCTGGGTGGACACTATTTACAATGCCCAG AACCAGCTGCAGCAGCTGCGTGCACAGCTGCGTGCCCAGGAGGAGCATCCAGGCAGCCAGCCCTTGCAGAgcctggaagaggaggaggatgaacaggaagaggagggggagagcagcGCATCGGCCGCCAGCTCCCCCACCATCCTGCGAAAGAGCAGCAACAGCCTCAACTCTCAGCACTG TGCCTCAGATGGCTCCACGGAGACCCTGGCCATGGTTGTGGTAGAGCCTGGGGAGACGCTGTCTTCTCCGGAGTTTGACCGTGGTCCCTTCAGCTCCCAGTCGGACGGCACTTCACTTAGCACCACGGCTTCATCCGTCACTCCCACTAGCGAGCTGCTGCCCCTGGGCCCGGTGGACGGCCGCTCTTGTTCCATGGACTCTGCCTATGGCACTCTGTCCCCCACTTCTCTGCAAGACTTTGTGGCTCCACCCCCTGTGGTAGAGCCAGTGCCATTGCCCCAGCCCCCGGAGTTACCACAGACCCCCTCACCCTGCCTCCGCCGCCGCACTCCTGTCCAGCTGATCCCTTGTCTGCCCCGCCTGCTCAAGTCCAAATCTGAGGCTAGTCTCTTACAGCTTCTCTCGGGAACTGCCACTTGTGGAGTGCCCCTAGCTCCCAGCCGCAGCCTGTCAGAACTGTGCCTGGTCACTGCCCCTGGGGTTAGGACTCGGAGCTCCCTTCAGGAAGGTGGGCCTGGCTGGAATTGCCCAGGGGCTTGTGGCCCTGGCCGTGGTTCTGACTTGTCAGAACCTGAGAACAGAGCCAGCCACTTGACCAGGGGACCTACAGGTTGTGCCAGGAGAGACATGCCTTCAGGGGTTGCTCCCAGGGTGCAACCTGAGCCTCCCCCAGGAATCTCCGCTCAGCACAGGAAGCTGACCCTGGCCCAGCTCTATCGGATCAGGACCACCCTGCTGCTTAACTCCACGCTCACAGCCTCGTGA